One window of the Lynx canadensis isolate LIC74 chromosome D3, mLynCan4.pri.v2, whole genome shotgun sequence genome contains the following:
- the LOC115528075 gene encoding basic proline-rich protein-like, whose product MLGLRVSCAPTGQDRNSFSAGQIGSEAWEIQAPPHCGSVRKQLKESQGQDGDRTPTHAPPNSPWRPITAGHISAPAPPNSRGRPVTSGRIFAPAPHHGGPPPCASAATRLCAPSPPPPRRPVTAGPISAPRQRPPPTPAPRHRGPRLRAAPTLPHAAPATLTHPRQARLPAPLPRRSRLRVSRLCAKPVPPPPPAPPRQRPPTPGSSPQPRRAPDYTPLAGEGSKKAGREPQNSRPRPPPSPVTPRPHLPEAGPHSGRVRLRPGGGGRGGAAPLGASGTAGGGSGGAPATASRK is encoded by the exons ATGCTGGGGCTCCGGGTGAGCTGTGCCCCCACAGGCCAGGACAGGAACTCCTTCAGTGCGGGCCAGATCGGATCTGAGGCCTGGGAGATCCAAGCACCACCACATTGCGGTTCTGTGAGGAAGCAGCTTAAGGAGAGCCAGGGCCAGGATGGAGACCGAACCCCAACCCATG CGCCCCCTAATTCGCCCTGGCGCCCCATCACGGCGGGCCACATCTCTGCGCCGGCGCCCCCCAACTCGCGCGGGCGCCCAGTCACCTCAGGCCGCATCTTTGCACCAGCGCCCCATCACGGCGGGCCACCTCCCTGCGCCAGCGCCGCCACCCGCCTctgcgccccctccccaccccctccccggcgCCCCGTCACCGCGGGCCCCATCTCTGCGCCGCGCCagcgccccccacccaccccggcgCCCCGTCACCGCGGGCCGCGTCTCCGCGCCGCACCAACGCTCCCTCACGCAGCCCCGGCCACCCTCACACACCCCCGCCAGGCCCGACTCCCGGCGCCCCTCCCCCGGCGATCCCGTCTCCGCGTATCGCGTCTCTGCGCCAAACCAGTGCCACCTCCACCCCCGGCGCCCCCGCGCCAGCGCCCCCCAACTCCCGGCAGCTCCCCCCAACCCCGGCGCGCCCCCGACTACACGCCCCTGGCGGGGGAGGGCTCTAAGAAGGCCGGGCGCGAACCGCAAAACTCCCGACCCCGACCCCCACCGTCCCCGGTCACGCCGCGGCCTCACCTACCCGAGGCTGGACCGCACTCCGGCCGCGTCCGGCTGAGGCCTGGGGGCGGCGGTCGAGGCGGCGCCGCTCCGCTAGGCGCATCCGGGACCGCGGGAGGAGGAAGCGGCGGCGCGCCCGCTACGGCGAGCCGGAAGTGA